One genomic window of Peromyscus maniculatus bairdii isolate BWxNUB_F1_BW_parent chromosome 2, HU_Pman_BW_mat_3.1, whole genome shotgun sequence includes the following:
- the Padi3 gene encoding protein-arginine deiminase type-3, whose protein sequence is MSLQRIVRVSLEHPTSAVCVAGVETIVDIYGSVPEGTAMFEVYGTPGVDIYVSPSIERSRERADTRRWCFNEGLEIIVVMNSPSNHLNDSHVQIAYHSSHEQLPLAYAVLYLTCVDITLDCDVNCEGRQDRSFVDKRQWVWGPDGYGAILLVNCDRDDVSCNAQDNCDQHVSCLQDLEDMSIMVLRTQGPEALFDDHKLILHTSSCDAERARVFHVCGPEDSCEAYRCVLGPDRVSYEVPRLNGNEERFFVEGLSFPDAGFPGLISFHVTLLDDSNEDFSETPIFTDTVVFRVAPWIMTPSTQPPLEVYVCRVRNNMCFVEAVEELARKAGCKLTVCPQAENRNDRWIQDEMELGYAQAPHKTLPVVFDSPRNGELQGFPYKRILGLDFGYVTREPRDNSVSGLDSFGNLEVSPPVVANGKEYPLGRILIGGNLPGSRGRRVTRVVRDFLHAQKVQPLVELFVDWLAVGHVDEFLSFVPAPDRKGFRLLLASPAACFRLFQEKQKWGHGRSLLFEGVIGDRRVKTISINQVLSNQNLINFNKFAQSCIDWNREVLKRELGLTDCDIIDIPQLFKTERRKAVAFFPDLVNMLVLGKHLGIPKPFGPIINGRCCLEEKVRSLLEPLGLHCTFIDDFTPYHMLHGEVHCGTNVRREPFAFKWWHMIP, encoded by the exons GTCAGTTCCCGAGGGCACAGCCATGTTTGAGGTCTATGGAACACCCGGCGTGGACATCTATGTGTCCCCCAGCATCGAGAGGAGCCGAGAGCGAGCTGACACCAGGCGGTGGTGCTTCAATGAAGGGCTGGAAATCATCGTGGTCATGAACTCCCCGAGCAATCACCTCAACGACAGTCAT GTTCAGATAGCCTACCACTCCAGCCATGAGCAGTTGCCGCTGGCCTATGCCGTACTCTACCTCACCTGTGTGG ACATCACCCTGGATTGTGACGTGAATTGTGAGGGCCGACAGGACAGGAGCTTCGTGGATAAG AGGCAGTGGGTGTGGGGGCCTGATGGGTATGGAGCCATCCTGCTGGTGAACTGTGATCGGGATGATGTGAGCTGTAATGCCCAAGATAACTGTGACCAACATGTGAGCTGCCTGCAAG ATCTGGAAGACATGTCCATCATGGTCCTCCGGACCCAGGGACCTGAAGCCCTCTTTGATGACCACAAACTTATCCTCCACACCTCCAGCTGTGATGCGGAGCGGGCACGAGTCTTCCACGTCTGTG GTCCCGAGGATTCCTGTGAGGCCTATAGGTGTGTTCTGGGCCCAGACAGGGTGTCCTACGAGGTACCCCGCCTCAACGGCAATGAGGAGCGCTTCTTTGTGGAAGGCCTCTCCTTCCCTGATGCGGGCTTCCCAGGGCTCATCTCCTTCCACGTCACCCTGCTGGATGACTCCAATGAG GACTTCTCCGAGACCCCAATCTTTACCGACACCGTGGTGTTCCGGGTGGCGCCCTGGATCATGACTCCCAGCACCCAACCGCCCCTGGAGGTGTACGTGTGCCG GGTGAGGAATAACATGTGTTTTGTGGAAGCTGTGGAGGAGCTGGCCAGGAAGGCAGGCTGCAAACTCACCGTCTGTCCTCAGGCGGAGAACCGCAATGACCGCTGGATCCAG GATGAGATGGAGCTGGGCTACGCGCAGGCGCCACACAAGACCTTGCCTGTGGTCTTTGATTCCCCGAGGAATGGGGAACTACAGGGCTTTCCTTACAAAAGGATCCTG GGTCTAGATTTCGGCTATGTGACTCGGGAACCGCGAGACAATTCTGTGAGTGGCCTGGACTCCTTTGGCAACCTGGAGGTCAGCCCGCCGGTGGTGGCCAATGGGAAGGAGTACCCCTTGGGGAGGATCCTCATTGGGGGCAACCTGCCTGG GTCGAGAGGCCGCAGAGTCACCCGGGTGGTACGAGACTTCCTGCATGCCCAGAAGGTGcagcccctggtggagctctttGTGGACTGGCTTGCTGTGGGCCACGTGGATGAGTTTCTGAGCTTCGTCCCTGCGCCAGACAGGAAG GGCTTCCGCCTCCTCCTGGCCAGCCCCGCTGCCTGCTTCAGACTGTTCCAGGAAAAGCAGAAGTGGGGTCATGGCAGGTCCCTCCTCTTTGAGGGGGTCATTG gTGACAGGCGGGTCAAGACCATCTCCATCAATCAGGTCCTTTCCAACCAGAACCTCATCAACTTTAATAAGTTTGCCCAG AGCTGTATTGACTGGAACCGTGAGGTCCTGAAGAGGGAGCTGGGCCTGACTGACTGCGACATCATAGACATCCCACAGCTCTTCAAGACCGAGAGGAGGAAGGCCGTGGCTTTCTTCCCCGACCTG GTGAACATGCTGGTACTGGGCAAGCACCTGGGCATCCCCAAGCCCTTCGGGCCCATCATCAATGGCCGCTGCTGCCTGGAGGAGAAGGTCCGCTCCCTGCTGGAGCCGCTGGGTCTGCACTGTACCTTCATCGATGACTTCACACCCTACCACATGCTGCACGGAGAAGTTCACTGTGGCACCAATGTGCGCCGGGAACCCTTTGCCTTCAAGTGGTGGCATATGATACCCTGA